A single Sulfurimonas aquatica DNA region contains:
- a CDS encoding CDP-alcohol phosphatidyltransferase family protein: MNFLWTSSSHFNLANLFTFVNITAGLMATYFITQNNFFIAIILAWIGGAFDIFDGKIARKYKLSNEFGIQLDSFADFLSFVLVPVFLIFQAVYSTSLGSLSLALASVISIYYVISGLRRLIHFNLNIDAGEVDKYFTGVPTPLGAILLWLVYLANSYEVLPAFGVIALMGAIGWSLNSNIKVKHP; this comes from the coding sequence ATGAACTTTTTATGGACATCATCTTCGCATTTTAACTTAGCAAACCTTTTTACCTTTGTAAATATAACAGCCGGTCTCATGGCGACTTATTTCATCACTCAAAACAATTTTTTTATAGCCATTATACTAGCTTGGATAGGTGGGGCTTTTGACATATTTGATGGTAAGATTGCGAGAAAGTACAAGCTCTCAAACGAGTTTGGAATTCAGTTAGATAGTTTTGCAGACTTTTTAAGTTTTGTACTTGTTCCCGTATTTTTAATTTTTCAAGCTGTTTATAGCACTTCATTAGGTAGCCTTAGTTTAGCCCTTGCATCAGTTATTAGCATTTACTATGTTATCTCAGGACTAAGACGATTGATTCACTTTAACTTAAACATAGATGCGGGAGAGGTTGATAAGTACTTTACGGGAGTGCCTACACCACTAGGTGCGATTTTACTCTGGCTGGTTTATCTAGCAAACAGCTATGAAGTGCTACCTGCTTTTGGCGTTATAGCTCTTATGGGAGCTATAGGATGGAGTCTTAACTCAAACATAAAAGTAAAACATCCTTAA
- a CDS encoding DNA recombination protein RmuC codes for MQFDLSMILMILGLSLFLVILYLYLREKDISKNLLISVEELNENNLNLADELEGIKSMKEALSLDNAVLKTRYESEIKSSNEKLNVLQNAKDELSKEFTLLANKIFEDKTKQFSNSNKEQLELLLKPFREQITNFSTQAKEQFHTQTKDTIQLKDELLRLKQMNMQLSHDAHNLTNALKGENKTQGNWGEIVLERILEQSGLRSGIEYELQATLKSNEGKTYRPDVVIHMPQERDIIIDSKVSLVGYERFINSEDPIDKSKALKEHILSISTHIKGLGEKKYEKLIGVNTLDFVLLFMPIEGAFLLALEQDGEFFKTAYENNILVVSPSTLLVTLRTIEHIWRTQRQEEHAKKIADEAEAMYEKLVGFVEEMKKVGTHLQKAQDSYDTSMNRLSTGRGNVIRRAENIVKLGIKPKKELSISSEDES; via the coding sequence ATGCAGTTTGACTTATCTATGATTTTGATGATTTTAGGTTTAAGCCTTTTTTTAGTGATACTATATCTCTACCTTAGAGAAAAAGATATAAGTAAAAATTTATTAATCTCAGTAGAAGAGTTAAATGAAAATAATTTGAACTTAGCAGATGAGTTAGAGGGCATAAAAAGTATGAAAGAGGCTTTGTCTTTAGATAATGCAGTGCTAAAAACTAGATATGAATCAGAGATAAAATCATCAAACGAAAAACTAAATGTTCTTCAAAACGCTAAAGATGAACTCTCCAAAGAGTTTACGCTTCTGGCAAATAAAATATTTGAAGATAAAACAAAACAATTTAGTAACTCCAATAAAGAACAACTTGAGCTTCTTTTAAAGCCATTTCGTGAGCAAATTACAAACTTTTCCACCCAAGCAAAAGAGCAGTTTCATACTCAAACAAAAGATACCATACAGCTTAAAGATGAACTACTGCGTTTAAAACAGATGAATATGCAACTCTCCCATGACGCCCATAATCTTACAAATGCTCTTAAGGGTGAGAATAAAACTCAGGGTAATTGGGGAGAGATCGTTTTAGAGCGTATACTTGAACAATCAGGACTTCGCAGTGGCATAGAATATGAACTACAAGCTACGCTCAAATCTAATGAGGGCAAAACATATAGACCAGATGTAGTGATACATATGCCACAAGAACGCGACATCATAATTGATTCTAAGGTTTCTCTAGTTGGATATGAAAGGTTTATAAACTCTGAGGACCCTATAGACAAGTCAAAGGCGCTTAAAGAGCATATCTTGAGCATATCTACCCATATAAAAGGTTTGGGAGAGAAGAAGTACGAAAAGCTTATAGGTGTAAATACACTTGATTTTGTTCTGCTCTTTATGCCTATAGAAGGTGCTTTTTTACTTGCGTTAGAACAAGATGGAGAGTTCTTTAAAACGGCCTATGAAAACAACATACTAGTAGTTTCACCATCTACACTTCTGGTTACATTAAGAACGATAGAGCATATCTGGAGAACGCAACGCCAAGAAGAACATGCGAAAAAAATAGCAGACGAAGCAGAAGCAATGTATGAAAAGCTTGTAGGTTTTGTCGAAGAGATGAAAAAAGTGGGAACTCATTTACAAAAAGCGCAAGATTCGTATGATACTTCGATGAATAGACTCTCAACTGGCAGGGGAAATGTGATAAGAAGGGCTGAAAATATAGTCAAACTTGGAATTAAACCTAAAAAAGAGCTCTCAATAAGCAGTGAAGATGAGTCATAG
- the ndk gene encoding nucleoside-diphosphate kinase, with protein sequence MERTLSIIKPDAVAKGVIGKILDRFESNGLKIAGTKKMQLSRGDAEAFYAVHAERPFFNDLVDFMISGPVVLTVLEGENAMQINRDLMGATNPKEAEAGTIRADFAENIDANAVHGSDSVENAAIEIAFFFSQRELS encoded by the coding sequence ATGGAACGTACACTATCAATAATTAAACCTGATGCAGTTGCTAAGGGCGTTATAGGCAAGATATTAGACAGATTTGAGAGCAATGGTCTTAAAATAGCTGGAACAAAAAAGATGCAACTTTCTCGTGGAGATGCTGAAGCATTTTATGCTGTTCATGCAGAGCGTCCTTTTTTCAATGACTTAGTTGACTTCATGATCAGTGGTCCAGTTGTTCTTACAGTTTTAGAGGGTGAAAATGCTATGCAAATTAACCGTGACTTAATGGGTGCTACAAACCCTAAAGAAGCTGAAGCTGGTACTATCCGTGCAGACTTCGCTGAAAACATTGATGCAAATGCAGTTCATGGAAGTGATTCTGTTGAAAATGCAGCGATTGAAATTGCATTTTTCTTTTCACAAAGAGAACTTTCGTAA
- a CDS encoding beta-ketoacyl-ACP synthase III has protein sequence MAYAAFRSIGAYVPEKVLTNEELSKMVDTSDEWITKRTGIKERHIAAKDEYTSDLGAKAAELAIQRSGIDKSEIDMVVCATISPDYFCMPSTATIISTKLGLKNVTAFDISAACTGFVYILSIAKAFIESGMKKNVLIIGAEKLSSITDYSDRGTCILFGDGAGAAVISATDNKDEAIIDVHTGADGEYADLLMTPNGGSGSEHDSLTQEANGCFMQMKGNETFKVAVRTLTKDVKEILADNNIESDSIKHFIPHQANYRIIKAVGDALKMRDEQVVLTVSKYGNTSGASIPMAMNDIYENGTLKAGELMLLDAFGGGLTWGSALVPFSPLK, from the coding sequence ATGGCTTATGCAGCATTTCGCTCTATAGGGGCATATGTACCTGAGAAAGTTTTGACTAATGAAGAACTCTCTAAAATGGTTGACACTTCTGATGAGTGGATAACTAAACGTACAGGCATTAAAGAACGACATATCGCTGCTAAAGATGAGTATACGAGTGATTTAGGTGCAAAAGCTGCAGAGCTCGCTATACAAAGAAGTGGAATTGATAAGTCGGAGATAGATATGGTTGTTTGTGCGACAATCTCACCAGACTACTTCTGTATGCCATCAACTGCCACTATCATCTCTACAAAACTCGGACTCAAGAATGTTACTGCGTTTGATATCTCTGCAGCTTGTACTGGATTTGTTTACATTCTTTCTATCGCTAAAGCTTTTATAGAATCTGGCATGAAGAAAAATGTACTTATAATTGGTGCAGAAAAACTCTCCTCTATTACAGACTATAGTGATCGTGGAACTTGTATTTTATTTGGTGATGGTGCTGGGGCAGCAGTTATTAGCGCTACAGATAACAAAGACGAAGCTATTATAGACGTTCACACCGGTGCTGATGGCGAATATGCTGACCTTCTTATGACACCAAATGGTGGAAGTGGTTCAGAGCATGATTCTTTAACTCAAGAAGCTAATGGCTGTTTTATGCAGATGAAAGGAAATGAGACCTTTAAAGTAGCCGTACGTACACTTACAAAAGACGTTAAAGAGATACTTGCAGATAACAATATTGAAAGTGACTCTATAAAGCACTTCATTCCGCATCAAGCTAACTATAGAATCATAAAAGCAGTTGGTGATGCTCTTAAAATGAGAGATGAGCAAGTTGTTTTAACAGTTTCTAAGTATGGAAATACTTCGGGAGCTTCTATCCCTATGGCTATGAATGATATATATGAAAATGGAACACTTAAAGCAGGGGAGTTGATGCTTCTTGATGCTTTTGGTGGAGGGTTAACATGGGGTTCAGCTCTAGTCCCTTTCTCACCGTTAAAATAA
- a CDS encoding DEAD/DEAH box helicase produces MQENAQTQQPQTEAPEVEEKLLTFDELGLKPELLKSVKFAGFTTPSPIQAQAIPVVIAGKDMVGQAHTGTGKTAAFSLPALHNMKLDGSVELLVITPTRELATQVSDEIFKYGRNLGAKTVTVFGGSSYKRQLDLIARGASVVVATPGRMLDILKRGMIPDFAPSTVVLDEADEMLDMGFLDDINEIFTYLPSNRQTLLFSATMPAPIKTLASRILKDPAFISITKGETTNTDIEQEYYVIDEHERDDAIIRLMDSETTDKSIVFCRTKSEVDRLSNVLSNAGYLANGLHGDMEQRQRETVIKGFKQNSVKVLVATDVAARGIHVNNISHVFNYHIPFDPESYVHRIGRTGRAGTKGKAITLLTPLEFKELQRIKQKVGTSMAHAFVPSKNDLRSSTIDTMVKTIEDQHIYDEAHKVLDRLKEDIDEETIMYKLISMILDKQDIKGPSNIGIPADKLDAILARAAQRGGGNSRGYRGNRNRSGGGGGGGNRSRSGGGGGGYRGNKEGGSGDRNRSGGGRSSGGYKGNRD; encoded by the coding sequence ATGCAAGAAAATGCACAAACGCAACAACCACAAACAGAGGCCCCAGAAGTAGAAGAAAAACTTTTAACTTTTGATGAGTTAGGTTTAAAACCAGAGTTATTAAAAAGTGTAAAATTCGCAGGGTTTACAACTCCATCTCCTATTCAAGCACAAGCTATCCCCGTTGTTATTGCTGGAAAAGACATGGTTGGACAAGCTCACACAGGTACAGGTAAAACTGCCGCTTTTAGTTTACCAGCTCTTCACAATATGAAACTAGACGGTTCAGTTGAACTACTTGTTATAACGCCAACGCGTGAACTTGCTACACAAGTAAGTGATGAAATATTTAAGTATGGTAGAAACTTAGGAGCTAAAACTGTAACAGTATTTGGTGGTAGCTCATACAAACGCCAACTCGATCTAATAGCTCGTGGAGCTTCAGTTGTAGTTGCTACTCCTGGACGTATGCTAGACATTCTTAAACGCGGAATGATTCCTGACTTTGCACCATCAACAGTAGTTCTTGATGAAGCTGATGAGATGCTAGATATGGGATTTTTGGATGATATCAATGAAATTTTCACATATCTTCCATCAAACCGTCAGACTCTACTTTTCTCAGCTACTATGCCAGCACCCATTAAAACGCTAGCGAGTAGAATTTTAAAAGACCCTGCGTTTATATCTATCACTAAGGGTGAAACTACAAATACTGATATTGAACAAGAGTACTATGTGATAGATGAGCATGAGCGTGATGATGCTATCATTCGTCTTATGGACTCAGAGACTACAGATAAGTCAATAGTATTTTGTAGAACAAAATCTGAAGTAGATAGACTAAGCAATGTTCTTTCAAATGCTGGATACTTAGCAAATGGACTTCATGGAGATATGGAGCAACGCCAACGTGAGACTGTAATTAAAGGTTTCAAACAAAACTCAGTAAAAGTACTTGTTGCTACTGATGTTGCAGCACGTGGTATACATGTAAATAATATCTCTCATGTATTTAACTACCATATTCCATTTGACCCTGAGTCTTATGTTCACCGTATCGGTAGAACTGGTCGTGCTGGAACTAAGGGTAAGGCTATAACGCTTCTTACTCCATTAGAGTTTAAAGAACTTCAGCGTATTAAGCAAAAAGTTGGAACTTCAATGGCTCATGCTTTTGTTCCAAGTAAGAATGACCTAAGAAGCTCTACTATCGATACAATGGTAAAAACTATTGAAGATCAACATATATATGATGAAGCACATAAAGTTCTTGACCGTCTTAAAGAAGATATAGATGAAGAGACTATTATGTATAAACTTATCTCTATGATTTTAGATAAGCAAGATATCAAAGGGCCAAGTAACATTGGTATTCCTGCTGATAAACTTGACGCTATTTTAGCTCGCGCTGCTCAACGTGGTGGTGGAAATAGTCGTGGATACCGTGGAAATAGAAATCGTTCTGGTGGCGGAGGTGGTGGCGGAAACCGTAGTCGTTCTGGTGGTGGAGGCGGTGGATACCGTGGAAACAAAGAAGGTGGAAGCGGAGATAGAAATCGCTCTGGCGGTGGAAGAAGTTCAGGTGGTTACAAAGGTAACCGCGACTAA
- a CDS encoding OprD family outer membrane porin yields the protein MKKKSLIGLTFLTISTIAQSNDVVQSVEKEDRARSVREVVSDIRKNETKEPTVVDNFKHMFEAGKVSGTLRVMGAGYKNKAPSSVDTYATAIGGLLKYELAEYNGFNAGVAVSTSQDIPFATGDKNIGEQNSELSSVNGSYTTISEAYLNYKYNDFNFRIGRQVIDTPLADSDDIRMVHNTFEAYIATYDFKEIAFMAGHLNSWQGTDAGVDDGWIEAGENGVTFAGASYSEDLTFEAWYYNFSEYTNAIYLEAGIEHDMAENIQLHGVLQYLNETQLQGSGIGANVYGALVELIAYDIGFGIAYNGADKQNGKSSFSALGGGALFTSMDTFIIDEIAQDRDASALLGGIRYELDNFHFYYAYALFDGKADSSGAKAKLSEQNMGFEYNVNDEFLVSALYAISTDLNSDIKTDSDWDRVQLMVNYNF from the coding sequence ATGAAGAAAAAATCCTTAATTGGTTTAACATTTTTAACAATAAGCACTATAGCTCAATCAAATGACGTCGTGCAGAGTGTAGAAAAAGAAGATAGAGCACGCTCAGTTAGAGAAGTTGTAAGTGACATAAGAAAAAACGAGACTAAAGAACCGACTGTTGTTGATAACTTCAAACATATGTTTGAAGCAGGAAAGGTCTCTGGAACATTAAGAGTTATGGGGGCAGGTTACAAGAATAAAGCTCCATCAAGTGTAGACACATATGCAACGGCAATTGGTGGTCTTTTAAAGTACGAACTTGCTGAGTACAATGGCTTTAACGCAGGAGTTGCAGTATCGACTTCTCAAGATATACCTTTTGCTACAGGGGATAAAAATATAGGAGAGCAAAATTCAGAACTCTCTTCAGTAAATGGTAGCTATACAACAATTAGTGAAGCATATCTAAACTACAAATATAATGATTTTAACTTTAGAATAGGACGACAAGTAATAGATACGCCACTTGCAGATAGTGATGATATAAGAATGGTTCATAACACATTTGAAGCATATATAGCCACTTATGACTTTAAAGAGATAGCATTTATGGCTGGTCATCTGAACTCTTGGCAGGGGACAGATGCGGGTGTAGATGATGGCTGGATTGAAGCGGGAGAAAATGGTGTTACATTTGCAGGAGCTTCATACTCTGAAGATTTAACATTTGAAGCATGGTACTATAACTTTTCGGAGTATACAAACGCTATCTATTTAGAAGCTGGAATAGAACATGATATGGCAGAAAATATACAACTACATGGTGTGCTTCAGTATCTAAATGAAACGCAGCTACAAGGAAGTGGCATTGGGGCAAATGTTTATGGAGCACTGGTTGAATTAATAGCCTATGATATTGGATTTGGTATTGCATATAATGGAGCTGACAAACAAAATGGAAAAAGCAGTTTTAGCGCTTTAGGTGGAGGAGCGCTATTTACTAGTATGGATACTTTTATCATAGATGAGATTGCACAAGATAGAGATGCTTCGGCACTGCTTGGCGGAATTAGATATGAGCTAGATAATTTCCACTTTTACTATGCTTATGCACTTTTTGATGGCAAAGCAGACAGCAGTGGTGCTAAGGCAAAACTTTCTGAGCAAAATATGGGTTTTGAATATAATGTAAATGACGAGTTTTTAGTTTCCGCTCTTTATGCAATCTCTACAGATCTAAATAGTGACATAAAGACAGATAGCGACTGGGATAGAGTTCAGTTAATGGTAAATTATAATTTTTAA
- a CDS encoding DoxX family protein, with product MPTNSDIAKLLLRLTLGGLMLFHGVHKVIHGIGGVKSMVTNSGLPEFIAYGVYIGEIIAPIFIILGLYARVASLVMGINMLMAIFLAYGFSLSLSKYGGLAIESPLLFLIMSILLFLLGSGKYGVNSK from the coding sequence ATGCCAACTAATTCTGATATTGCAAAACTATTACTAAGACTGACTCTTGGTGGTTTAATGCTGTTTCATGGTGTACATAAGGTGATACATGGAATAGGCGGAGTAAAAAGTATGGTTACTAACTCAGGACTACCAGAGTTTATAGCATATGGTGTTTATATAGGAGAGATTATCGCTCCTATATTTATCATTCTTGGGCTTTATGCTAGAGTTGCTTCATTAGTAATGGGCATTAATATGCTTATGGCTATATTTTTAGCTTATGGATTTTCACTTTCACTCTCGAAATATGGTGGACTCGCAATAGAATCGCCACTACTTTTTTTAATAATGAGCATACTGCTTTTCTTGTTAGGTAGTGGAAAGTACGGCGTAAATAGCAAATAA
- a CDS encoding methyl-accepting chemotaxis protein, protein MLRSVKMNNLLWGTGVIILLLVLIITSIIYVNVSKTEELMAEKRTKILPQAFAMMDLKIDVIQVQQWLTDVSATRAHEGFDDGFSEAENYFIQANKVLDSLILNNKGTDLASEVKVFKKDFAAFYEIGKKMANVYIKEGATEGNKLMLELDPYAEKLTNQLEIWVNENLENNDFAGDEVESMIVDVKIKSLISGIILLIIIVISFSIIASILGGIQVIKAHLQKMEELDFSQKLEVIGKNEVSEIASSLNSMTDKVSKVLLTISNTSMQNISISEELTNSSNTMEDNINHSSAIVLETSNSTTEVQSKIDDYIEEAKKTKDEVIHANEKLNEAREEIVKLTQKVQETSEVEIELTHKIQTLSQEADQVKEVLTVISDIADQTNLLALNAAIEAARAGEHGRGFAVVADEVRKLAERTQKSLAEISATINVIVQSIMEASSQMEKNSKEIEDLTVVSRNIEDDIETVSSVMDAAVQSNEDTTNNFVTTGEHMNKIKNEVLKINEYSEGNSQSSMQMSKASAHLLNVTNKLNSEIEKFKV, encoded by the coding sequence ATGTTAAGATCTGTAAAAATGAATAATTTACTGTGGGGTACGGGGGTAATTATTTTATTACTTGTATTAATTATCACAAGTATTATATATGTAAATGTATCTAAGACTGAAGAGTTAATGGCTGAAAAAAGAACAAAAATACTTCCTCAGGCCTTTGCAATGATGGACCTAAAGATAGATGTTATACAAGTTCAGCAATGGCTTACAGATGTATCAGCAACAAGAGCTCATGAAGGTTTTGATGATGGATTTAGTGAGGCTGAGAACTACTTTATCCAAGCAAACAAGGTTTTAGACTCCTTAATCTTAAACAACAAAGGCACGGATTTAGCCTCTGAAGTTAAAGTATTTAAAAAAGACTTTGCTGCCTTTTATGAGATAGGTAAAAAAATGGCAAATGTTTATATTAAAGAGGGTGCAACAGAGGGTAACAAGCTTATGTTAGAGTTAGACCCTTATGCAGAGAAACTGACAAATCAACTAGAAATATGGGTGAATGAAAACCTTGAAAACAATGATTTTGCTGGAGATGAAGTTGAGAGTATGATCGTTGATGTGAAGATTAAGTCACTGATTTCAGGGATTATATTACTTATAATTATTGTTATATCATTTAGTATTATTGCTAGTATACTTGGAGGTATTCAAGTTATAAAAGCACATCTTCAAAAGATGGAAGAGCTTGACTTTTCTCAAAAACTAGAGGTAATTGGTAAAAATGAGGTCTCTGAAATAGCGAGCTCTTTAAACTCGATGACAGATAAGGTATCTAAGGTTCTCTTAACCATTAGTAATACTTCTATGCAAAATATTTCAATATCAGAGGAGCTAACAAATAGCTCTAATACTATGGAGGACAACATTAACCACTCTAGTGCTATTGTTTTAGAAACATCAAACTCAACGACAGAAGTGCAGAGTAAAATTGATGACTATATAGAAGAGGCGAAAAAAACTAAGGATGAAGTTATTCATGCAAATGAAAAACTCAATGAAGCACGCGAAGAGATAGTGAAGTTAACTCAAAAAGTTCAAGAAACATCTGAAGTGGAGATAGAGTTAACACACAAAATTCAAACACTATCACAAGAAGCAGATCAAGTTAAAGAGGTACTTACCGTTATTAGTGACATAGCAGACCAAACAAATCTACTTGCACTAAACGCAGCTATTGAAGCGGCTCGTGCAGGTGAGCATGGTCGTGGGTTTGCAGTTGTTGCTGATGAAGTAAGAAAACTAGCAGAGAGAACACAGAAGTCTTTAGCAGAAATATCTGCAACTATTAATGTCATAGTCCAGTCTATAATGGAAGCAAGCTCACAGATGGAGAAAAATTCTAAAGAGATAGAAGACTTGACAGTGGTATCTAGAAATATAGAAGATGATATAGAAACAGTAAGTAGTGTAATGGATGCTGCGGTTCAATCTAATGAAGATACTACAAATAACTTTGTAACTACTGGTGAGCATATGAATAAAATTAAAAACGAAGTTTTAAAAATTAATGAGTATTCAGAAGGTAATTCACAAAGTTCAATGCAAATGTCTAAGGCATCTGCTCATCTGTTAAATGTTACAAACAAGCTTAATAGTGAAATAGAAAAGTTCAAAGTTTAA
- the rpmF gene encoding 50S ribosomal protein L32 has translation MAVPKRRVSHSRSAKRRTHYKITLAKPVKCEDGTYKLPHHLNPTTGEYK, from the coding sequence ATGGCAGTACCTAAGAGAAGAGTATCTCATTCACGTTCAGCGAAAAGAAGAACTCACTATAAAATTACATTAGCAAAACCAGTTAAATGTGAAGATGGAACATACAAATTACCACACCACCTTAACCCAACTACTGGTGAGTACAAATAG
- a CDS encoding HIT domain-containing protein, which translates to MKNKIIYEDFSLYVEKEESEIPWLKIFTKEPYKELGDVPEKFRLKLWRVYDIIEYEMQQYYHPKKINMASFANQVPRVHIHVMARFENDSYYPNTMWGEKLREGNLKLPDEAGFHKRVFNALQKL; encoded by the coding sequence ATGAAAAATAAAATAATTTATGAAGACTTTAGTCTCTACGTAGAAAAAGAGGAGAGTGAGATTCCTTGGTTAAAAATATTTACAAAAGAACCGTATAAAGAGCTTGGCGATGTACCTGAAAAGTTTCGCTTAAAGCTTTGGAGAGTCTATGACATCATAGAGTATGAAATGCAGCAATACTATCACCCGAAGAAGATAAATATGGCATCGTTTGCAAACCAAGTTCCTCGAGTACATATCCATGTAATGGCACGCTTTGAAAATGACAGTTATTATCCAAACACAATGTGGGGAGAGAAGCTACGTGAAGGAAACCTCAAACTTCCAGATGAAGCAGGTTTTCATAAAAGAGTTTTTAACGCTCTACAAAAGCTTTAA
- a CDS encoding DUF177 domain-containing protein: MLKANLNGLVEKSCDICAEEFKLPVNEDIEFFISDGIYEDASEIELDVVESLDGIADIEELLNSEIELIRSDYHSCDECKHSN, encoded by the coding sequence TTGCTAAAAGCTAATCTTAATGGATTAGTGGAAAAATCGTGTGATATTTGTGCAGAAGAATTTAAACTACCAGTTAATGAAGATATAGAATTTTTTATATCTGATGGTATATATGAAGATGCAAGCGAGATCGAACTTGATGTCGTTGAGTCTTTGGATGGTATAGCAGATATCGAAGAGCTTTTAAACTCTGAGATTGAACTTATCAGAAGTGACTATCACAGTTGCGATGAGTGTAAACACTCAAACTAA
- the plsX gene encoding phosphate acyltransferase PlsX, with product MVKIAIDAMGGDFGPDPIVKGCIAALKRRSFEPILVGNKSEILSLLPKRYKDKILIIDTNDVISMSDAATDAVKRKDSTIYKAVELVRNGEADGIVSAGHSGATMTLATLRLGRLWGISRPALVTLMPTKTGRRSVLLDVGANVDSKPEHLAEFAIMGGCYAEDVLKIKNPSIGLLANGEESSKGNEVTKAAYKLLDGYPGFKGNVEGGDIFNGSCDVITCDGFIGNLVLKTSEGVASTISQLIKDYIRKSPIAITGALLMRKVFKLLKKEIDYAEIGGAPLIGIKGCAIVSHGKSNSKAIENAIYQAINYVDTGVNEHIIARVQELKQKES from the coding sequence ATGGTAAAAATTGCTATTGATGCGATGGGTGGGGACTTTGGTCCTGACCCAATTGTTAAGGGTTGTATAGCCGCACTTAAAAGAAGATCATTTGAACCTATTTTAGTAGGTAATAAATCAGAAATTTTATCTCTGTTACCAAAACGTTATAAAGATAAGATTTTAATTATAGACACTAATGACGTTATTTCTATGAGTGATGCAGCAACTGATGCAGTTAAACGCAAAGATAGCACTATTTACAAAGCAGTAGAGTTAGTAAGAAATGGTGAAGCAGATGGAATAGTATCTGCAGGACACAGTGGTGCCACTATGACTCTTGCTACATTAAGACTCGGTCGTCTTTGGGGAATCTCTCGTCCGGCTCTTGTTACACTTATGCCAACAAAAACTGGAAGACGTTCTGTGCTTTTGGATGTTGGAGCAAATGTTGACTCAAAACCTGAACACTTAGCTGAGTTTGCCATTATGGGTGGATGCTATGCTGAGGATGTTTTAAAGATTAAAAATCCTAGTATAGGACTTTTAGCAAATGGTGAAGAGTCCTCAAAAGGAAACGAAGTCACAAAAGCAGCTTATAAACTTTTAGATGGCTACCCAGGCTTTAAAGGTAATGTTGAAGGTGGAGACATCTTCAATGGCTCATGCGATGTTATAACATGCGATGGCTTTATCGGAAATCTAGTCCTTAAAACGAGTGAAGGCGTTGCTTCAACAATAAGCCAGCTTATTAAAGACTATATTAGAAAATCTCCAATCGCAATTACTGGCGCACTTCTTATGAGAAAAGTATTTAAACTTCTTAAAAAAGAGATTGATTATGCTGAAATTGGTGGTGCTCCACTTATTGGTATTAAAGGTTGCGCAATAGTCAGTCACGGTAAAAGTAACTCAAAAGCGATTGAAAATGCTATTTATCAAGCTATTAACTATGTAGATACTGGTGTCAACGAGCATATAATTGCAAGAGTGCAAGAGTTAAAACAAAAGGAATCATAA
- a CDS encoding 4Fe-4S dicluster domain-containing protein, protein MSVIINDTCINCGACIDECPVEAIVDEDDNPQDEDIYYVYGDKCVECVGHHDEPACATACPTEGCITWDEIGESPSHRDDITSEQRSSKEPVVE, encoded by the coding sequence ATGTCAGTTATAATTAATGATACGTGTATTAATTGTGGTGCTTGTATTGACGAGTGTCCAGTAGAAGCAATAGTAGATGAGGACGATAATCCTCAAGATGAAGATATCTATTATGTATATGGTGACAAATGTGTAGAGTGTGTTGGACATCACGATGAGCCAGCATGTGCAACTGCATGTCCTACAGAAGGATGTATTACTTGGGATGAGATAGGTGAAAGCCCATCACACAGAGATGATATTACTTCAGAACAACGTTCAAGTAAAGAGCCTGTTGTAGAATAG